From Longimicrobium sp., one genomic window encodes:
- a CDS encoding IS481 family transposase, with the protein MPWNRTDSENERLRFVAKAQEKLYKMSELCERFGVSRETGYATLARYNALGVDGLKARSHAPLNCPHRISAEMSEELLAERRLHPHWGPRTLLACLRKREPGRVLPAASTVGDLFSRERLTKPRPRRRKWSHPGRTQVGVSGPNDLWTIDFKGEFRTRDGKLCYPLTIADAHTRFLLAVDVLSSITHAGTQAVVERVFREYGLPWVIRSDNGCPFSSKAIAGLSRLNVWWTQLGIRQDRIEPGHPEQNGSHERMHRTLKQETVWPPAADMPAQQERCDRFRAEFDFERPHQALAMQTPGSLYVRSPRELPERLPEPEYPGHCVVRPVRANGILHFRNRDLFLSEVLIGHSVALEEIAEGMWSVYFYDLLLARLNERTWKFVD; encoded by the coding sequence ATGCCGTGGAACCGGACGGATTCGGAGAACGAGCGGCTGCGGTTCGTAGCCAAGGCGCAGGAGAAGCTCTACAAGATGTCCGAGCTGTGCGAGCGCTTCGGCGTGAGCCGGGAGACGGGCTACGCGACGCTGGCGCGGTACAACGCGCTGGGGGTCGACGGACTGAAGGCCCGCAGCCACGCGCCCCTGAACTGCCCGCACAGAATCTCGGCGGAGATGAGCGAGGAGCTCCTGGCCGAACGGCGGTTGCATCCGCACTGGGGGCCGCGGACGCTGCTGGCGTGCCTGCGCAAGCGCGAACCCGGGCGGGTGCTGCCGGCCGCGAGCACCGTTGGCGACCTGTTCAGCCGGGAGCGGCTGACGAAGCCGCGGCCGCGGCGCCGGAAGTGGAGCCACCCGGGACGAACGCAGGTGGGGGTATCCGGGCCCAACGACCTGTGGACGATCGACTTCAAGGGCGAGTTCCGCACGCGCGACGGGAAGCTGTGCTACCCGCTCACCATCGCGGACGCCCACACGCGGTTCCTGCTGGCGGTCGACGTGCTGTCCTCCATCACGCACGCCGGGACCCAGGCCGTGGTGGAGCGCGTGTTCCGGGAATACGGGCTGCCCTGGGTCATCCGCTCGGACAACGGGTGCCCGTTCTCGAGCAAGGCGATTGCCGGGCTGTCGCGGCTGAACGTCTGGTGGACGCAGCTGGGGATCCGGCAGGACCGCATCGAGCCGGGGCACCCGGAGCAGAACGGCTCGCACGAGCGAATGCACCGGACGCTGAAGCAGGAAACGGTATGGCCGCCAGCCGCGGACATGCCGGCTCAGCAGGAGCGGTGCGACCGGTTCCGCGCCGAGTTCGACTTCGAGCGGCCGCACCAGGCGCTCGCGATGCAGACGCCCGGCTCGCTGTACGTGCGCTCGCCGCGCGAGCTCCCCGAGCGCCTGCCGGAGCCGGAGTACCCGGGTCACTGCGTGGTCCGGCCGGTGCGTGCGAACGGCATTCTCCACTTTCGCAATCGGGACCTGTTCCTGAGCGAGGTGCTGATCGGCCACAGTGTCGCCCTGGAGGAGATTGCAGAGGGGATGTGGTCGGTCTACTTCTACGATCTGCTGCTCGCGCGCCTCAACGAACGGACGTGGAAGTTTGTGGACTAA
- a CDS encoding Lrp/AsnC ligand binding domain-containing protein, which produces MSQMVACVVLIRAVPGDVPALARRIAGIDGVAEVYSVSGDYDLIAIVRVKEYERIAEIVTEEIAQIQGIERTNTLTAFRVFSKQDLGTAWDMFD; this is translated from the coding sequence ATGAGCCAGATGGTGGCCTGCGTGGTGCTGATCCGCGCCGTGCCCGGCGACGTGCCCGCGCTGGCGCGCCGCATCGCCGGAATCGACGGCGTGGCCGAGGTCTACTCCGTGTCCGGCGACTACGACCTGATCGCCATCGTGCGCGTGAAGGAGTACGAGCGCATCGCCGAGATCGTGACCGAGGAGATCGCGCAGATCCAGGGGATCGAGCGGACCAACACGCTCACCGCCTTCCGCGTGTTCTCCAAGCAGGACCTGGGCACGGCGTGGGACATGTTCGACTGA